TCTCAGCGTTTACCTTGATAAAAGGAGAAGGATAAAAAGGAATAGAAGTTCTCTTAATTAACTCTCTTGAACATTTTGCCGATAAAGCGTTTCTTTAATAACCCTTATAGATCGTCGGATTTTTCCTCTGACCTTTCTCGAGTCTAATTTGACAATCGAagcaaattattgcaaatcaaCATCGCGAAAGATACACGCGAATGCATTATTAATGTGCGGAATCGTCTTACTATTAATACCGCTCTCAAGAGTTCAGATCGATATGAAACGAATAAACGCGTCCTTTAAAAACAGCGATCATTTGTCAGCAATTTGTGCACAGAATATTTTCTCAGGTcgtatatatttgaaaactcACTGAGCGTAGAGAGCAAAATGATACAAAGGGAATAAAGCATTTTGTTTTGAACATaggcaaaattaatatttttttgtcataaaaatcttatctcttgtatattttctatGTGCGTATTGTGTGGTGCAATGTATAGAGAACTAAGATAGATTTGACCTTATGTAAATTGTCTCTCActctttttaacaaaaattgtgaTAACAAACTTATCAAGAACATCAACTTAGTAGTCATTAAGCTTAATTAGCTGTTCATAAAAAGTATATCGATCGTTCAAGACATAATACATAAGTGAATTAGtatgaaaattacatttttttttaagtagtcAGTatctgttaaattttttttttttctctgaaatttaattaaattattaattaaatgtagcaagcaattaatgataatgttaataaaattgatattttttattataattattaattttatcaatattacttTCCTTTCGATATTCTTTctgtttttcctttttcttgattttattaataataattacattattataatactaaatcgattttttcttaatcatTTTTCGTACCATGGAAGCATATTTATTCAAGCATAATGATCGATCGATTTAAATGAATTTGCCACTTACCGTCAACAAAAGACAGACTCGCTCTTCGATGTTAAACTTTCTCGTGAAAATATTCGATGAAATATCACAGAGGATCAGTTGGTCCGCGGAAGTATTGGTCGTCAAAATTTTTGCGCGCGCGACGCTATCAGAGACGCTTAAAAGTTTATGAAAATGCGAATAATCAGATTAATTCATTGAACTTCCTCATATATGCCtctatgtaaattaatttgaccCACAGAATATTTCGCGGTAGTCGCAGCGacaataagttaattaatatatgttatatccTCTATATAgagcatatataaaatattctacaataattatgtacaacaaaataaaatttccacaGTGAAGAGATATTATAtgagcatttttatttatatgttactTGGCAACGAAAGACGCGATATATACTGCAGGGTCGATAGCTTCGTGcatattctacatttttcgAGGAAATGCTGCGAgtctaaataaatttctacaaataaaataaagcaacGGATGAATACTTCAAGCAATAATTTACGACttgtttttatctttatcattctttttttacaaaaaaacgCTTTTATTCTCGTCGCACAATCAATTTCTCTTGTCTACACATAAGAATCTCAAAAAAGATTAGATTTTTCTATTGATAAGTAAATCAGGTCTCCGTACTGAAGGGAGAGTGATCCACTGATTTCCCCGGGGAAGTAACGCGTGCTCGAAGTTCGAGTTCCCGAGCTATTGACCGCGTGTCGTGGGGCAGTGAACGGCGCGCTAGGATTCCTACGGCACGCGTGTCCGTCGTAGCGAAATCGCAACGCGCGGCTCGAGACGGACGTGTGGGCGGACGGCGCTCGGCAGCCGCCGAGCAGCGAGGCTGGGTGGACACTGATGAGAGCACGCGATCCCGGCGGTGGTGGCCGCGACTGACCCGGCGCGACACAGATTCCGTTCCGCGCAACCACCCTTTCGCTCCACACCCTCCCAGAGTGGTAAGGTAAATGCACGGACGGTCGGACGTCTAAcgggtgagagagagagagagagagaaagagagagagaggaaagtTTGATAACTGTGAATTCCTACACATGAAAAAGACCCACGAGAAAACCCTAGATTTTTCACCCCCTTCTTCGTAAAACATAAAAGCGCGATTGACCCAAATCTATCCTTCACTGTGGTCAAAAAGTGTgagtttctaaaaattaaattagaaaaaaatattctttaatatttattgaaattcttatgagaatttctttttataatttataaagcaatgtaatcgatatttttataaaacagtaTATCTATGAAATAGTGATTATtcgaaacaatattatttaggTAAATGTACGGATAGTTAAATGTTTACTTATACGCATTTGTGTTTTTTATTGAGATGGTTTCAAATAAAGATGATATAGATAATTCCGATCACGTGTAGTTTGCATGCGATTTAGCTTGTTTTGTGTTTTCACTTGAAGTTGAAGACTGCGCACAAACTCTAATTCCTCTGCAGCTTTAGGGCTGCTTTCAGAGACAGGAAATATTCGAGAAATCGTAAATAGATTAATTTCAGATAATATATcgttgttttaattatatgtaatagaaatgtataaaatattagttacaaaattaattaaatatctttattaaactttttatatctaaatattaaattttgtaacatacTTTTTGGTACCacagaatttcttttattcttttactatttaaaattaaaaaaaaaaaaaaacgaaaaaaaaacacaggTATATTCAAATGTATAGTAGATTTGAATAATTCTACCTTTTTCTTTTAGCAACtgtttataactttattcTGAAACGTCTGATGatcgttttttttcttgctcAATCATTGCTTTATATTGTAATCTCCACTTATTTAGGGGGCTGCCGTATATCTGCAATCACACAtaacaaatgtatatatagtaCAAATATGTACATTGCTTCAttcataatagaaaaaaatataaaaaataaagagaaacaaaattaaaattatttggtatGTAATAAtctgatatataataaaaattaagatttgataaatatataatattaataaaaataaatattcaaataaatattgaatgtatCATTGAacacattatataattgtagatTTACATTTGCCACAAATTCCAAACAGGAACGATAAGTGATTTCATTTTCCGCACGATTTCCCCATACATATTCGAAATCTGACAACTCATTCTTCTCTGGTACTACTTTTGCAAGATATCTCTGATTTACAAAATCctgtatggaaataaatacatgtaaatACTGTatgaatgtatattatataattatttcattaataatcagaattatttcttacaaccGACACCAATTGTTTAACATCACCGAAATATTCATGTTGGAAACTGTTTTCAGTTATAATGTTCAAATTGCGAAGATAGTCCCACAATATCTCTGTCGAAATATTCAAGctactttttattatcaatctattaaatataatttctgttaaaaGTTTTAGCAAATATTACCTTGTTTACAAGATTCACCATGCATAAAAATGTGCACAAGCACAAGAAACAATAGCACCTGCTTATTATTGTCGTTATACGATAGATGTGGAAGATGATTTTCTATatcatttatcaatatatatttattattttccacttCCTTCAATATGTATCCAAACACCTATTAAATGTCatcaaaagatttttaaaacttgtaattttaaatataattttaattttaagtttgccttgtaaaataattatgtattgctctatatataaataagtataaataatatgtaaaataagcaaaaataCCGCAAATAATTGTCCCTTCACTTCATCTATAGTTGAACGAAATAGTTTGTTATTTCCATTTAGTATGTTTTTAACGATATGATTCTTCTGTATAACCTGTTTATTTCCATCTGCCACAAGTATATATCTTATTATGCTACTAATAAGTGGTGCTTGCTCGTGCTCCatcatattttgcaaatttgctGATTCTCTGTCTGAATTTTTAGAACATCTTTGCGATGATCTATTAGCCTGACTGCTTGAGTCAGATTCTTGTGACAATACTCTAGTCCGAATGCTTGAGTCAGATCTTTGTGACAATGCACTAGCTCTAGTTCTTCGATTAGATCCTTGTGATAACATACTAGACTGAGTGCTTGGACCAGGTTGTGATAAGAGAATATCACTGCTTGGGCTAGGCTGCGATAGCAacatattactattatttttcctttgAGTTCTTCGATCAGATTCTTGTGATAATGCCCGAGTGCTCGGACCAAGTTGCGATAGGAAAATATCACTACTTTCTCCCATATTTTGAGTGCTACGCAATCCTTTTCTTTTACCTGTAAACACATATCAATCTTAATTtgctatataataatagataataaaaacagataataataaatgttattctgtaatttagaaacaaaaagAGGATTTATACTTGTCctcttaaatttctttttttttaatttttagtttaaaatagTTTCAGAACAAAATATAGCCTATTTTGTGTTTTAGAATAAGTATATAACAGAAATAGATTCTTACTCATTTTGGCACGTGTTAAGATCACACAAACGTTACTTCAAAACTAGATATTTTCGTGGCATATATTTCTCGAGACACCAAAgaacttttataattagtaaagtttaaaaaaaaaaaaacttaaagtttttacttttttaaaatattagataacaGCAAAACTCGTTTCAATGAAAACGCACGATCAGTATAACCTATACAACGTATTCTCATAACGTCTGTTGAGAAAGTGCTTCCCTCTGTAAACAATCGAGAACGTGCTTGAAACATCGACTCGTGATcctaaaagtaaataatattgtaggTAAGCTTAGcattttagagatatttttttattataatgctttgaaaatttacattttaaacaaaaaaatggtCTACAATGTTAaaaggtatattttatttatttttaatctttaaaatcttAGATATATTTGGTAAGCctagaattttagaatttatattttctttattgtgatgcattaaaattttaaaattttgaatattttaaagaaaaaaatggtttagaatgttaaattgtatattgcattaatttttatgcctCAGAATCTTGTATCATATCATTTGGTAGGCCTAAAACTTTACTgcaatgcattgaaatcttatattctagaattctagaccatttctttctttaaaatataagattttaatgcgttacaataaagaaaacgtaaattctaaaattctagGCTTGCtgaatgttataatataagattttaaagattaaaaataaataaaatgtaacattgtagatcatttctttgtttaaaatgtaagttttcaattatagtgaagaaaatgtaaatccTAAAATAGACttactaatttttatagtataagATTCTAGTGTCTAATAATGAatgaaatgttacattttaatattctagtTCATTTTAAGAAAGGATTGTAAGAAAtgatttttaagaatatataaattgaaagtCGCGTATTGCCTGaacataattcataaaatatgtcAAAGTGCGTTAGTCATGACATAtgctaatcaatattatattaattaaccaCAAAAATTGTAAGATATGTGCAATTATGAAAGAGCAGCAAAACCAAGACCAATCCTGTCGGATTTCGTGTCTTATATAGAGAAGCACAAATTAtacgaattattttatgtaattaaatcaTGTCATTTCCTCTGTccaaatattacttatattacattgtatttattgtaatatgtattatgATCATAAACTAATTCACAGGAATTATTAACGCAATTATTGATCCAGCAACCTGAGAATCCTGTagcatttataaaacaatgtaTCCAACATGCCATACGAAAGCGAGATATTCCCAGAGTTATCCTTATAGCTCCTCCAAATTTTGGTAATTCGCTAATTAATACAACCAATACTGACATAATTAATCGTagatacatttttacaatacagCATTATGTTTGctatctaatattataatatttgtatttatgaaaaacaataaaaaaaaccagaaagtgtaataattacattttcagaagttttcaaaaatagacttacaatttctttaaaaatattattttcaaaataaataaaatcaaattttttatctgttgAGACAGACAAAATGATTCTTGCAAAAATTCTTCAGAAGGAAATTGGTATTCGTCCTGTCACATTGGAAGACCTAAGTGCTTTGTCTCCTGCTGAAGTAtgttcttattaaaattaatttaagatatCATATGTGTGAAAAATGaggtattataaaatacttcaGAATTAGAAATCGCGAATCATGCTTTCTACTTTATCacacacataatatttttattcatatacatatatatatatattaggaCACGTGTCATTGTTATAATGCTAATGAGATCGCAATGAGAATGAAGAGAATGTTAATGTCGGGAATACTACACGAATCTGGATGGATATTAGTCggtaattatgtaaattaagaaATGTTTACTGACTATTCTATTGAATAAAATGGTTCTTGGATTATCcgaaaaaaatcacaattatttatatcttttttcactttaaataaataattcactttTGATAGATATACCGAGAAACAAAAAGGAAGCACAAGCGTTGCAACGTGTCGGCGTGATACCAACACACGTGATTCATATTATACTACCGAGTGCAGAGAATGAAACTCAAAGTATACTTAccaaatgataaatattattaattttgctataCTCTTCAGACCCATTTATTGTTAGATCCATTCTCATTTTCAAGGAGCGATTATTctgtaaatatcaattttaatattaaatttaatagcgttattatttacatatattttctttacatattaatacattcataaaatataaagtaaatataaaggttttgaattaaaagcaatttaaaacACAGGGTTCTATTTCAAGCTGCCTATGTggacaatgtaaaaattaaattctaatatttgaTTTCTGATTTATTTCCTTGTGCTCGTTTTCAGAGAATTCAAAGCAGCGCAATTATAAGAGAACTCTTCGAGGTTTACGTGAAGCTTTCGCTAATCATTTAATTGTTAGTTTTGTTAATTTGTAACTTTGTAACTcgagtaaatatatattgttacggaatcagtaaacaaatttttttaggaaattGAAGCTGGCACTAGAACGATTCAAGAGCTGGGCAAATATTGTGTGGCATTAGtgaaaatcagaaaatattatgGGAAACCGTTGTTTTTTCGTATCGTTCTTATAGGTCCTCCAGGATCAGGTCGTCGCTCTTtggcaaaatatatatctgaGAGATTTAATCTTGTTCATGGtacttgtaatattataattctgatTACTCTAGattctattatacattttattagatgtattattcatataattttatttcgcacaATTTATCATCAATCTTTGTCTTTACTTTGCATGAATCTAATGATAACATCttgagtatataaaaattatatttttgcagttGACTTTAATCATATCCTGGAGCAAGCATGTGTGCAAGAGACGGCTCTAGGAGAAGTGCTACGATTATGCAAGCATAGATGTGGACAGAAATTAAAGTCAGAGGCCAAAATACAAATTGTC
This DNA window, taken from Linepithema humile isolate Giens D197 chromosome 7, Lhum_UNIL_v1.0, whole genome shotgun sequence, encodes the following:
- the MAGE gene encoding non-structural maintenance of chromosomes element 3 homolog codes for the protein MSKRKGLRSTQNMGESSDIFLSQLGPSTRALSQESDRRTQRKNNSNMLLSQPSPSSDILLSQPGPSTQSSMLSQGSNRRTRASALSQRSDSSIRTRVLSQESDSSSQANRSSQRCSKNSDRESANLQNMMEHEQAPLISSIIRYILVADGNKQVIQKNHIVKNILNGNNKLFRSTIDEVKGQLFAVFGYILKEVENNKYILINDIENHLPHLSYNDNNKQVLLFLVLVHIFMHGESCKQEILWDYLRNLNIITENSFQHEYFGDVKQLVSVDFVNQRYLAKVVPEKNELSDFEYVWGNRAENEITYRSCLEFVANIYGSPLNKWRLQYKAMIEQEKKRSSDVSE
- the LOC105675665 gene encoding adenylate kinase 8, with the translated sequence MCNYERAAKPRPILSDFVSYIEKHKLYELFYELLTQLLIQQPENPVAFIKQCIQHAIRKRDIPRVILIAPPNFDKMILAKILQKEIGIRPVTLEDLSALSPAEDTCHCYNANEIAMRMKRMLMSGILHESGWILVDIPRNKKEAQALQRVGVIPTHVIHIILPSAENETQKNSKQRNYKRTLRGLREAFANHLIEIEAGTRTIQELGKYCVALVKIRKYYGKPLFFRIVLIGPPGSGRRSLAKYISERFNLVHVDFNHILEQACVQETALGEVLRLCKHRCGQKLKSEAKIQIVKQHILSSECLKKGWILTGYPKTVEEFKLLDMIFTPPNRVIILEVDIKTCRERLLNRQYNIITGSKHNLASSDSSITDQDDKLNVHLKDDIEQDLQEYEGNIEAIMQYAKETACVINARDERKCVKERLEACLMQPAPSAKPRIPPPTIDPMEIEFDPDDEPDLRSFDDIRTRGTPEPKYSFI